A part of Candidatus Deferrimicrobium borealis genomic DNA contains:
- the nuoF gene encoding NADH-quinone oxidoreductase subunit NuoF — protein sequence MEKVLTAHFANERYRRMDTYRQYGGYDALKKAIAMTPEAIIDEVKKANLRGRGGAGFPAGVKWGFLPKDLSRPRVLVINADEGEPGTFKDRVIMTRGPHLLIEGIVISCIALRAHACWVYIRGEFVREARIMDEAVAEAYAAGFLGKNILGSGFDLDVTVHRGAGAYICGEETSLINSLEGKRGWPRLKPPFPASVGAFGLPTIVNNVETIADIPWIVTHGGETFAALGVEKNGGTRLIGVSGAVNRPGVYELSAGVNLKEIIYHHAGGIKDGKALKAVIPGGSSTPVLRPDEIDVSYDIESMAKIGTMAGSGGVIVIPEGTCMVRALSVLMDFYAHESCGQCTPCREGTGWLKKIVGRIEAGKGREGDVELILDLCDNMLGRTICPLADAAAMPAQSFIWKFREEFDRHVGEQKCPYGNRF from the coding sequence ATGGAAAAGGTCCTCACAGCGCATTTCGCCAACGAGCGGTACCGCCGGATGGACACGTACCGGCAGTACGGCGGCTACGACGCGTTGAAAAAAGCGATCGCGATGACGCCCGAGGCGATCATCGACGAGGTGAAGAAGGCGAACCTTCGCGGCCGCGGCGGCGCCGGGTTCCCGGCGGGGGTCAAGTGGGGGTTCCTCCCGAAGGATCTCTCGCGCCCCCGCGTGCTGGTCATCAACGCGGACGAGGGGGAGCCGGGGACCTTCAAGGACCGGGTCATCATGACCCGCGGGCCGCACCTCCTGATCGAGGGGATCGTCATCTCCTGCATCGCCCTGCGGGCCCACGCCTGCTGGGTCTACATCCGGGGCGAGTTCGTCCGCGAGGCGAGGATCATGGACGAGGCGGTCGCCGAGGCGTACGCGGCGGGGTTCCTCGGGAAGAACATCCTCGGGTCGGGGTTCGACCTCGACGTGACGGTCCACCGCGGCGCGGGCGCCTACATCTGCGGCGAGGAGACCTCCCTGATCAACTCCCTCGAGGGGAAGCGCGGGTGGCCGAGGCTCAAGCCCCCCTTCCCGGCGTCGGTGGGGGCCTTCGGGCTGCCGACGATCGTGAACAACGTGGAGACCATCGCGGACATCCCCTGGATCGTCACCCACGGCGGGGAGACGTTCGCCGCCCTCGGCGTGGAGAAGAACGGCGGGACGCGCCTGATCGGCGTCAGCGGCGCCGTCAACCGACCCGGCGTCTACGAGCTTTCCGCGGGGGTCAACCTCAAGGAGATCATCTACCACCACGCCGGCGGCATCAAGGACGGGAAGGCGCTCAAGGCCGTCATCCCCGGAGGGTCGTCCACGCCGGTGCTGCGGCCCGACGAGATCGACGTTTCGTACGACATCGAGTCGATGGCGAAGATCGGGACGATGGCCGGTTCCGGCGGGGTGATCGTCATCCCGGAGGGGACCTGCATGGTGCGGGCCCTCTCGGTCCTCATGGACTTCTACGCCCACGAGTCGTGCGGGCAGTGCACGCCGTGCCGCGAGGGGACGGGGTGGCTGAAGAAGATCGTGGGAAGGATCGAGGCGGGGAAGGGGCGGGAAGGGGACGTCGAGCTGATCCTCGACCTGTGCGACAACATGTTGGGGAGGACGATCTGCCCCCTGGCGGACGCCGCCGCGATGCCCGCGCAGTCGTTCATCTGGAAGTTCCGCGAGGAGTTCGACCGCCACGTCGGCGAGCAGAAGTGCCCGTACGGGAACCGGTTCTGA
- the nuoD gene encoding NADH dehydrogenase (quinone) subunit D — protein sequence MTEPFDITAVGGAPDLQAEPMLINIGPSHPATHATLRFQATLDGETILDLVPEFGYLHRGFEKESEAATWTQVIPYTDRLNYVSPLMNNVGYAMAVEKLCGIEITERCKYVRVIISELSRIIDHMVCIGTNMVDLGALTNFWYFWKPREEVYFLIEELCGQRLTTSYTRIGGAMADLPEGWTDRLLAVCRGVIPECIADVNALLTKNRIFIERTMGVGPITAKDAVALGFTGPCLRAAGVPLDLRKDEPYLVYDRFDFDVPVGEAGDTCDRYMVRMEEMRQSLRIIEQAVAQLPGGPIDIGDPRFILPPKAQVYENIEALMNHFKFIMEGVKVPAGEVYSATEAANGELGFYIVSRGGGGPYKIKVRPPCFPLFQGIPHLVKGQMLADLIAVLGSVNIIAGELDR from the coding sequence ATGACGGAACCGTTCGACATCACCGCGGTGGGCGGGGCGCCCGACCTGCAGGCCGAGCCGATGCTCATCAACATCGGTCCGTCCCACCCCGCGACGCACGCGACGCTGCGGTTCCAGGCGACGCTCGACGGGGAGACGATCCTCGACCTGGTGCCGGAGTTCGGCTACCTGCACCGCGGGTTCGAGAAGGAGTCCGAGGCCGCCACCTGGACCCAGGTGATCCCGTACACCGACCGGCTGAACTACGTCTCGCCGCTCATGAACAACGTAGGGTACGCGATGGCGGTGGAGAAGCTGTGCGGCATCGAGATCACGGAGCGGTGCAAATACGTCCGCGTCATCATCTCGGAGCTCTCCCGGATCATCGACCACATGGTGTGCATCGGGACGAACATGGTCGACCTCGGCGCGCTCACGAACTTCTGGTACTTCTGGAAGCCGCGGGAGGAGGTCTACTTCCTGATCGAGGAGCTGTGCGGCCAGCGGCTGACCACCTCGTACACCCGGATCGGCGGGGCGATGGCGGACCTGCCGGAGGGGTGGACCGACCGGCTCCTCGCGGTCTGCCGCGGCGTGATCCCCGAGTGCATCGCCGACGTGAACGCCCTCCTCACGAAGAACCGGATCTTCATCGAGCGGACGATGGGCGTGGGGCCGATCACGGCGAAGGACGCCGTCGCCCTCGGGTTCACCGGACCGTGCCTGCGGGCGGCGGGGGTCCCCCTCGACCTGCGGAAGGACGAGCCGTACCTCGTGTACGACCGGTTCGACTTCGACGTGCCCGTCGGCGAGGCGGGCGACACGTGCGACCGGTACATGGTTCGCATGGAGGAGATGCGGCAGTCGCTCCGGATCATCGAGCAGGCGGTGGCGCAGCTTCCCGGCGGCCCCATCGACATCGGCGACCCCCGGTTCATCCTGCCGCCCAAGGCCCAGGTCTACGAGAACATCGAGGCGCTGATGAACCACTTCAAGTTCATCATGGAGGGGGTCAAGGTCCCGGCCGGCGAGGTCTACTCGGCGACCGAGGCGGCCAACGGCGAGCTCGGGTTCTACATCGTGAGCAGGGGCGGGGGCGGGCCGTACAAGATCAAGGTCCGGCCGCCGTGCTTCCCGCTGTTCCAGGGGATCCCGCACCTCGTGAAGGGGCAGATGCTCGCGGATCTCATCGCCGTTCTGGGGAGCGTCAACATCATCGCGGGGGAACTGGACCGGTGA
- a CDS encoding NADH-quinone oxidoreductase subunit C has product MSVVLDRLRERFPADVVSTHSDFGDDTALVRRERIVEILAFLRDDPELLFDFAMDLTGVDYLGEEPRFEVVYHLYSLEKKHRVRIKVRLHEGDPVIDTAVPVWPGIDWYEREAWDMYGIVFRGHPNLKRILMYEAFEGHPLRKDYPKAKRQPTIGPEE; this is encoded by the coding sequence GTGAGCGTCGTCCTCGACAGGCTGCGGGAGCGGTTCCCGGCCGACGTGGTGTCGACGCACTCGGACTTCGGGGACGACACCGCCCTGGTGCGGCGCGAGCGGATCGTCGAGATCCTCGCGTTCCTGCGGGACGACCCGGAGCTGCTGTTCGACTTCGCGATGGACCTGACCGGCGTCGACTACCTCGGGGAGGAGCCCCGGTTCGAGGTGGTCTACCACCTCTACTCGCTGGAGAAGAAGCACCGCGTCCGGATCAAGGTGCGCCTCCACGAGGGCGACCCGGTGATCGACACGGCCGTCCCGGTGTGGCCCGGGATCGACTGGTACGAGCGGGAGGCGTGGGACATGTACGGCATCGTCTTCCGCGGCCACCCGAACCTGAAGAGAATCCTGATGTACGAGGCGTTCGAGGGGCACCCGTTGCGCAAGGATTACCCGAAGGCGAAGCGCCAGCCCACGATCGGGCCGGAAGAGTAG
- the nuoH gene encoding NADH-quinone oxidoreductase subunit NuoH, whose amino-acid sequence MTGPLFDIAVAVTRIAVFFAFCFGLVVVMTWVERKGAAYIQDRRGPNRADIFGLRAWGLFHPLADALKFLFKEDFIPDNAHRLFYQMAPMFSLAPAILGIAIIPFGPDVTVMGRTIALQIADLNVGILYLFAVSGMTVYGVVLAGWASGSKYPLLGGLRSSAQMLSYEVSMGLSLIGVFMVFESVRLSQIVAGQGGLLFGVLPKWGVFVQPLGFILFLVAQYAEANRTPFDLPEGESELVAGYHTEYASFKFSMFMMAEYLHMVVGAAVVATLFFGGWQVPYLGGAGFLFPGGSAVAVPPALVLLLRIGAFVAKVLFFAWLYVWVRWTIPRFRYDQVMRLGWKVMLPLSLLNIFATGLILLLLNR is encoded by the coding sequence ATGACCGGGCCCCTGTTCGACATCGCGGTGGCGGTCACGCGGATCGCGGTCTTCTTCGCCTTCTGCTTCGGCCTGGTCGTCGTGATGACCTGGGTCGAGCGGAAGGGGGCGGCGTACATCCAGGACCGCCGCGGGCCCAACCGGGCCGATATTTTCGGCCTCCGGGCGTGGGGGCTCTTCCACCCGCTGGCCGACGCGTTGAAGTTCCTCTTCAAGGAGGATTTCATCCCCGACAACGCCCACCGGCTCTTCTACCAGATGGCGCCGATGTTCTCGCTGGCGCCGGCGATCCTGGGGATCGCCATCATCCCGTTCGGACCCGACGTCACCGTGATGGGGCGGACGATCGCGCTGCAGATCGCGGACCTCAACGTCGGCATCCTCTACCTGTTCGCCGTCTCGGGGATGACCGTGTACGGCGTCGTCCTCGCCGGATGGGCCAGCGGGAGCAAGTACCCGCTCCTCGGGGGGCTGCGGTCGTCGGCCCAGATGCTGTCGTACGAGGTCTCCATGGGGCTCTCCCTCATCGGGGTCTTCATGGTGTTCGAGTCCGTCCGGTTGTCCCAGATCGTGGCGGGGCAGGGGGGGCTCCTCTTCGGCGTCCTGCCGAAGTGGGGCGTCTTCGTCCAGCCGCTCGGGTTCATCCTCTTCCTCGTGGCCCAATACGCGGAGGCGAACCGGACCCCCTTCGACCTTCCCGAAGGCGAGTCGGAGCTGGTGGCCGGATACCACACCGAGTACGCCTCCTTCAAGTTCTCGATGTTCATGATGGCGGAATACCTCCACATGGTGGTGGGCGCGGCCGTCGTGGCGACCCTCTTCTTCGGCGGGTGGCAGGTCCCGTACCTCGGCGGCGCGGGGTTCCTCTTCCCCGGGGGCTCCGCCGTGGCCGTGCCGCCGGCGCTCGTCCTGCTCCTGCGGATCGGGGCGTTCGTCGCGAAGGTCCTCTTCTTCGCGTGGCTATACGTCTGGGTCCGGTGGACGATTCCCCGGTTCCGGTACGACCAGGTGATGCGGCTGGGGTGGAAGGTGATGCTCCCCCTCTCGCTGCTGAACATCTTCGCGACGGGGCTGATCCTGCTCCTTCTGAACCGGTAG
- the ndhC gene encoding NADH-quinone oxidoreductase subunit A, with protein MVGFPATVDFSDPYFSVLVLLAIALAMSVGFVLLSQALGPKRYDRIKYGIYECGVDPLTPAAVRVSVKFYLIAILFILFDLEVTFLYPWAVLFRSLGLFGFIEMAVFVGILLVGLVYAWKKGALEWQ; from the coding sequence ATGGTCGGGTTTCCCGCAACCGTGGACTTCTCGGACCCGTACTTCTCGGTTCTCGTGCTTCTGGCCATCGCGCTGGCGATGTCGGTGGGATTCGTCCTCCTCTCCCAGGCGCTGGGCCCGAAGCGGTACGACCGGATCAAGTACGGCATCTACGAGTGCGGCGTCGACCCGCTCACCCCGGCCGCCGTGCGCGTCTCCGTGAAGTTCTACCTGATCGCGATCCTGTTCATCCTCTTCGACCTCGAGGTGACGTTCCTCTACCCGTGGGCCGTCCTGTTCCGTTCGCTGGGGCTGTTCGGCTTCATCGAGATGGCCGTCTTCGTCGGGATCCTGCTGGTCGGTCTGGTCTACGCGTGGAAAAAGGGAGCCCTCGAATGGCAGTGA
- a CDS encoding NADH-quinone oxidoreductase subunit M — protein MTFLPLLGAAVILCVPKGKDETIKWIAALASFLPVLLSVRLWFTYDRALAGVNVASQFQFVEHYSWIPSINVEYFVGADGISMPMLLLTALLSFLAVIGSWGIDKKIRGYMALFLLLETGMMGTFIALDFFLFYVFWEVMLLPMYFLIGVWGGPRKEYAAIKFFLYTLAGSILMLIVLLALYFNTTNPETGAHTFNLLHYMSQNTHNGWLKAFDVRILLFLGLFIGFAIKVPLFPFHTWLPDAHVEAPTAISVILAGVLLKMGTYGLMRISFPIFPDVTVYFALPMAILGVINIIYGALCAMAQSDLKKLVAYSSVSHMGFCLLGMAALTPLGMVGASMQMFSHGMITAMLFFLVGVVYDRAHHRQIDGFGGLGVVVPVYTAFIGFAFFASLGLPGLSGFIAEQMVFLGSFQVFRTLVIIGAVGIIYVAAFHLWALQRVFLGPLNPKYATLEEINAREIFCLAPLTLLVMAVGVWPMPVLDLMNASMVRLVDLVKAVI, from the coding sequence ATGACGTTCCTGCCGCTCCTCGGGGCGGCGGTGATCCTCTGCGTGCCGAAGGGGAAGGACGAGACGATCAAGTGGATCGCCGCCCTCGCCTCGTTCCTCCCGGTGCTGCTGTCGGTGCGCCTCTGGTTCACCTACGACCGGGCCCTGGCCGGCGTCAACGTGGCCAGCCAGTTCCAGTTCGTGGAGCACTACTCCTGGATTCCTTCGATCAACGTGGAGTACTTCGTCGGCGCGGACGGCATCTCGATGCCCATGCTCCTCCTGACGGCCCTCCTGTCGTTCCTGGCGGTCATCGGCTCCTGGGGGATCGACAAGAAGATCCGGGGGTACATGGCCCTCTTCCTCCTCCTCGAGACCGGCATGATGGGCACCTTCATCGCCCTCGACTTCTTCCTCTTCTACGTCTTCTGGGAAGTGATGCTGCTGCCGATGTACTTCCTCATCGGCGTCTGGGGCGGACCGCGGAAGGAGTACGCGGCGATCAAGTTCTTCCTGTACACCCTGGCCGGCTCGATCCTGATGCTGATCGTGCTGCTGGCCCTCTACTTCAACACGACGAATCCCGAGACGGGGGCGCACACCTTCAACCTGCTCCACTACATGTCCCAGAACACGCACAACGGCTGGCTGAAGGCGTTCGACGTCCGCATCCTCCTGTTCCTCGGCCTGTTCATCGGCTTCGCCATCAAGGTGCCGCTCTTCCCGTTCCACACGTGGCTCCCCGACGCCCACGTCGAGGCGCCCACCGCCATTTCGGTCATCCTGGCGGGCGTCCTCCTGAAGATGGGGACGTACGGCCTGATGCGGATCTCCTTCCCGATCTTCCCCGACGTGACGGTGTATTTCGCCCTCCCGATGGCGATCCTCGGCGTGATCAACATCATCTACGGCGCCCTGTGCGCGATGGCGCAGTCCGACCTGAAGAAACTGGTCGCCTACTCCTCCGTCAGCCACATGGGCTTCTGCCTCCTCGGCATGGCGGCGCTGACGCCCCTTGGGATGGTCGGCGCGTCGATGCAGATGTTCTCCCACGGCATGATCACCGCCATGCTCTTCTTCCTGGTCGGCGTGGTCTACGACCGGGCGCACCACCGCCAGATCGACGGCTTCGGCGGCCTGGGCGTCGTGGTTCCCGTCTACACCGCGTTCATCGGCTTCGCGTTCTTCGCGTCCCTGGGGCTGCCCGGACTGTCGGGTTTCATCGCCGAGCAGATGGTCTTCCTGGGCTCCTTCCAGGTGTTCCGGACGCTGGTGATCATCGGCGCCGTGGGGATCATCTACGTCGCTGCCTTCCACCTCTGGGCGCTGCAGCGGGTCTTCCTCGGGCCGCTGAACCCGAAGTACGCCACCCTCGAGGAGATCAACGCGCGGGAGATCTTCTGCCTGGCGCCCTTGACGCTTCTGGTCATGGCCGTCGGCGTCTGGCCGATGCCGGTGCTCGACCTCATGAACGCCTCCATGGTGCGGCTGGTCGACCTCGTGAAGGCGGTAATCTAG
- a CDS encoding NADH-quinone oxidoreductase subunit I codes for MTIGVKKVARPREMSFPESLYLLEIVKGLGVTMGHLLSNIVRQEGIKTIEYPEVRRELPPRFRGKHRLMKRGDGSPRCVACYCCATACPAKCITIVAGESPDPAVEKYPVRFDIDMLRCVFCGMCVEACPCDAIRMDTGWFTPPDDTREKLIFTIDTLLEK; via the coding sequence ATGACGATCGGCGTGAAAAAAGTGGCGCGGCCGCGGGAGATGTCGTTCCCGGAGTCGCTGTACCTCCTGGAGATCGTGAAGGGGCTCGGGGTGACGATGGGGCACCTCCTTTCCAACATCGTCCGCCAGGAGGGGATCAAGACGATCGAGTACCCCGAGGTGCGGCGGGAGCTGCCCCCCCGGTTCCGGGGGAAGCATCGGCTGATGAAGCGGGGGGACGGGTCCCCCCGGTGCGTGGCGTGCTACTGCTGCGCGACGGCGTGCCCGGCGAAGTGCATCACGATCGTGGCGGGCGAGTCGCCCGATCCGGCCGTCGAGAAGTACCCGGTCCGGTTCGACATCGACATGCTCCGGTGCGTCTTCTGCGGGATGTGCGTGGAGGCGTGCCCGTGCGACGCGATCCGGATGGACACCGGGTGGTTCACCCCCCCGGACGACACCCGCGAGAAGCTCATCTTCACGATCGACACGCTGCTGGAGAAGTAG
- the nuoE gene encoding NADH-quinone oxidoreductase subunit NuoE, with product MSVAFSEAGRAEFERLLTRYPDRKAAILPALYLAQKEFGYVSDEAIVYIAGLVGTSPAEIEGVATFYTMYNRKPVGKYHVQICRNISCSLLGAEHLIEHVSRKLGVRPGETTPDGKFTLEKVECLGSCGTAPVMQLNDEYHENLTVESIDRILDQLP from the coding sequence GTGAGCGTCGCCTTTTCCGAGGCCGGGCGCGCGGAGTTCGAGCGCCTGCTGACCCGCTACCCCGACAGGAAGGCGGCGATCCTGCCCGCCCTTTACCTGGCGCAGAAGGAGTTCGGGTACGTCTCCGACGAGGCGATCGTCTACATCGCCGGACTGGTGGGCACCTCTCCCGCGGAGATCGAGGGGGTCGCCACCTTCTACACGATGTACAACCGGAAGCCCGTGGGGAAGTACCACGTGCAGATCTGCCGGAACATCTCCTGCTCCCTCCTCGGGGCGGAACACCTGATCGAACACGTGTCGAGGAAGCTCGGCGTCCGGCCCGGGGAGACGACCCCGGACGGGAAGTTCACCTTGGAGAAGGTGGAGTGCCTGGGGTCCTGCGGCACGGCGCCGGTGATGCAGTTGAACGACGAGTACCACGAGAACCTGACCGTCGAGTCGATCGACCGGATCCTCGACCAACTCCCGTGA
- a CDS encoding 2Fe-2S iron-sulfur cluster-binding protein — MPTLTINGMAVDVPQGTTVLEAAKEVGVEIPHYCYHPKLSVAGNCRMCLVEVEKFPKLQTACSTVVMDGMVVRTDTEKVRKAVTGVLELMLIHHPIDCPICDQAGECGLQNYYMKYGLHKSRYDLEEKVHKKKVQDIGGQIVLDAERCILCSRCVRFLTEVTGTRELEFFNRGDHSEISIFPGRPLDNNYTGNLADICPVGALTSKDFRFKCRVWFLTAFDSICTGCSKGCNVDAHHKGDILYRLKPRWNDAVNQAWMCDFGRLTYKSMNEARLLTPFVREEGARKVAAWGSLLPDVAFRLKAAADKGGPDRVAVIASPQSSNEELFLLRRLATELLGTRNLAFTHRVAGDGFADDFLIQADKNPNSRGARLLGIPDGAAFDALLSRISAGGIDALLVFGNGIGALSEEETAALLAKVPFVAQVGTNEGPVSKAATAVLPSASVAERGGTFTNHAGRVQRFRFGFPARGKAKNPVEILVALGNRLGAGWTFAGEASVFRELADSEAPFEGMSYDSLGMFGQEIRG, encoded by the coding sequence ATGCCGACCCTGACCATCAATGGAATGGCCGTGGACGTCCCGCAGGGGACGACGGTCCTCGAGGCCGCGAAAGAGGTCGGCGTCGAGATCCCCCACTACTGCTACCACCCGAAGCTTTCGGTCGCCGGGAACTGCCGGATGTGCCTCGTCGAGGTCGAGAAGTTTCCGAAGCTGCAGACCGCGTGCTCCACGGTGGTTATGGACGGGATGGTCGTGCGCACGGACACCGAAAAGGTACGCAAGGCGGTCACGGGAGTCCTCGAGCTGATGCTCATCCACCATCCGATCGACTGCCCCATCTGCGACCAGGCGGGGGAGTGCGGGCTGCAGAACTACTACATGAAGTACGGGCTCCACAAGAGCCGGTACGACCTCGAGGAGAAGGTCCACAAGAAGAAGGTGCAGGACATCGGCGGCCAGATCGTGCTCGACGCCGAGCGGTGCATCCTCTGCTCCCGGTGCGTCCGGTTCCTGACCGAGGTGACGGGGACGCGGGAGCTCGAATTCTTCAACCGGGGGGACCACTCCGAGATCTCGATCTTCCCGGGCCGGCCGCTCGATAACAACTATACCGGCAACCTCGCCGACATCTGCCCGGTCGGCGCGCTGACGAGCAAGGATTTCCGGTTCAAGTGCCGCGTCTGGTTCCTCACGGCGTTCGACTCGATCTGCACCGGCTGCTCGAAAGGGTGCAACGTCGACGCGCACCACAAGGGCGACATCCTGTACCGGCTGAAGCCCCGCTGGAACGACGCGGTCAACCAGGCGTGGATGTGCGACTTCGGGCGGCTCACCTACAAGTCGATGAACGAGGCGCGGCTGCTCACCCCCTTCGTGCGGGAGGAGGGGGCGCGGAAGGTCGCCGCGTGGGGGTCGCTCCTGCCCGACGTGGCGTTCCGCCTGAAGGCGGCGGCGGACAAGGGAGGGCCGGACCGGGTCGCCGTGATCGCCTCGCCGCAATCGTCCAACGAGGAGCTGTTCCTCCTTCGGCGCCTGGCGACGGAGCTTCTCGGCACGAGGAACCTCGCCTTCACCCACCGGGTCGCGGGGGACGGCTTCGCCGACGATTTCCTGATCCAGGCGGACAAGAACCCGAACAGCCGCGGCGCGCGGCTCCTCGGGATCCCCGACGGCGCGGCGTTCGACGCGCTGTTGTCGAGGATCTCCGCCGGCGGGATCGACGCCCTCCTCGTCTTCGGCAACGGGATCGGGGCCCTTTCGGAGGAGGAGACGGCGGCGCTGCTGGCCAAGGTCCCGTTCGTCGCCCAGGTGGGGACGAACGAGGGGCCGGTCTCGAAGGCGGCGACCGCCGTCCTTCCGTCGGCTTCCGTCGCCGAGCGGGGCGGGACCTTCACCAACCACGCCGGTCGCGTGCAGCGGTTCCGGTTCGGATTCCCGGCGCGCGGGAAGGCGAAGAACCCGGTCGAGATCCTCGTGGCGCTGGGGAACCGGCTGGGAGCCGGGTGGACCTTCGCCGGCGAGGCGTCCGTCTTCCGGGAGCTGGCGGATTCCGAGGCGCCCTTCGAGGGGATGAGCTACGATTCGCTCGGCATGTTCGGGCAGGAGATCAGGGGATGA
- the nuoB gene encoding NADH-quinone oxidoreductase subunit NuoB: MAVRHEKDGAPGYALTTLESLIAWGRKYSLYPFTFATACCGIEVMGAFGTHYDLSRFGAEVVRFSPRQADVLLVAGTINYKMAPVLKRIYDQMLEPKWVISMGACASSGGFYNNYTVLQGIDKIMPVDVYIPGCPPNPEGIIDAVVQIQKIIETGAPRAAERWPIK, translated from the coding sequence ATGGCAGTGAGGCACGAGAAGGACGGCGCCCCCGGCTACGCGCTCACGACCCTCGAGTCGCTGATCGCCTGGGGGAGGAAATACTCCCTCTACCCGTTCACCTTCGCCACGGCGTGCTGCGGCATCGAGGTGATGGGGGCGTTCGGGACCCACTACGACCTGTCCCGCTTCGGCGCCGAGGTCGTCCGTTTCTCCCCGCGCCAGGCGGACGTGCTGCTGGTCGCGGGGACGATCAACTACAAGATGGCCCCGGTCCTGAAGCGGATCTACGACCAGATGCTCGAGCCGAAGTGGGTGATCTCGATGGGGGCGTGCGCCTCCTCCGGCGGCTTCTACAACAACTACACGGTCCTGCAGGGGATCGACAAGATCATGCCGGTCGACGTCTACATCCCCGGGTGTCCGCCGAATCCCGAGGGGATCATCGACGCCGTCGTGCAGATCCAGAAGATCATCGAGACCGGCGCGCCCCGCGCGGCGGAGCGGTGGCCGATCAAATGA
- a CDS encoding NADH-quinone oxidoreductase subunit N: protein MFLGNLASVGYFLPEFAVTATILLLVVLHVVTKSPKSTASGFLSLLGVGAAILLAGIAPAGAGRSIFEGMVAHDGFAVFFKVLTALATLVVIFMSMDSRDMAGRSQAEYYIFLLSTLLGMFLLSSATDIVMLYLALELVSIPSYLLAGYLKGQERSTEAAMKYVVYGATASGVMIYGFSILFGLTGSTQIAEIGRSLAAGKATLPMLLAAVMVAVGFGYKIAAVPFHMWSPDVYEGAPTPATAFFSVGPKAAGFAVLVRFYYTVFAATDPGTGLWRLTSAVDWPFLFAALSALTMTVGNLVAVKQDNVKRLLAYSSIAHAGYMLMGFVLLTSAGIEAILFYLVVYLFMNLGAFYVVVLVSNATRGEEISDFMGLGSRAPFAAVAFAVFLFALTGIPPFSGFIGKVYLFAEVINRGVYWLVVVAALNSVVSLYYYARIVRAMFLEEPKDASAIPVPAVSGAMLVLLVAPTLILGLYWEPVARIAADSVRMLAF, encoded by the coding sequence GTGTTTCTAGGCAACCTCGCCAGCGTGGGGTACTTCCTGCCGGAGTTCGCCGTCACGGCGACGATCCTCCTGCTGGTCGTGCTCCACGTGGTCACGAAGAGCCCGAAGTCGACCGCGTCCGGGTTCCTGTCGCTCCTCGGCGTGGGCGCCGCGATCCTCCTCGCGGGGATCGCGCCGGCGGGGGCCGGCCGGTCGATCTTCGAGGGGATGGTGGCCCACGACGGGTTCGCGGTCTTCTTCAAGGTCCTGACGGCCCTGGCCACCCTCGTGGTGATCTTCATGTCGATGGACAGCAGGGACATGGCCGGCCGGAGCCAGGCGGAATACTACATCTTCCTGCTCTCCACCCTGCTCGGGATGTTCCTTCTCTCCTCGGCGACCGACATCGTGATGTTGTACCTGGCGCTGGAGCTGGTCTCCATCCCGTCGTACCTGCTGGCGGGGTACCTCAAGGGGCAGGAGCGTTCCACCGAGGCCGCGATGAAGTACGTGGTGTACGGTGCGACGGCGTCGGGCGTGATGATCTACGGCTTCTCCATCCTTTTCGGGCTGACCGGGTCCACCCAGATCGCGGAGATCGGGCGGAGCCTGGCGGCCGGGAAGGCGACGCTGCCGATGCTGCTGGCCGCCGTGATGGTGGCCGTCGGGTTCGGGTACAAGATCGCCGCGGTGCCGTTCCACATGTGGAGCCCGGACGTGTACGAGGGGGCGCCCACGCCTGCGACCGCCTTCTTCTCCGTCGGGCCGAAGGCGGCGGGGTTCGCCGTCCTCGTCCGCTTCTACTACACGGTGTTCGCCGCCACGGACCCCGGCACGGGCCTGTGGCGCCTGACCTCCGCGGTGGACTGGCCGTTCCTCTTCGCCGCGTTGTCGGCGCTGACGATGACCGTCGGGAACCTGGTCGCGGTCAAGCAGGACAACGTGAAGCGCCTTCTGGCCTACTCCTCGATCGCCCACGCCGGATACATGCTCATGGGATTCGTGCTGCTGACTTCCGCGGGAATCGAGGCGATCCTGTTCTACCTCGTGGTCTACCTCTTCATGAATCTGGGCGCCTTCTACGTCGTGGTCCTGGTGAGCAACGCAACCCGCGGGGAGGAGATCTCCGACTTCATGGGACTGGGCAGCCGCGCCCCCTTCGCCGCGGTGGCGTTTGCCGTCTTCCTCTTCGCCCTGACCGGGATCCCGCCGTTCTCGGGGTTCATCGGGAAGGTCTACCTGTTCGCCGAGGTTATCAACCGCGGCGTATACTGGTTGGTGGTCGTCGCGGCGCTGAACAGCGTGGTGTCGCTCTATTACTACGCGCGGATCGTCCGGGCGATGTTCCTCGAGGAGCCGAAGGATGCGTCGGCGATCCCCGTTCCCGCGGTCTCCGGGGCGATGCTCGTCCTGCTCGTGGCGCCGACGCTGATCCTCGGTTTATACTGGGAGCCGGTGGCGCGGATCGCCGCCGATTCCGTCCGGATGCTGGCGTTCTGA